CCTTAACCCTGGCCCAAAGCCTGTAAAAACGCGAGCGCTTGTTTAGAAAACTGAGGCTCCAGCCCCCGCTGTACCAGGGCAGCCGACGACTTCTTGATTTTCTAGGCTGACAGACGGCTCGTCTTGCCTTTAAGTCTCACCGGTTTTTATGCCGAAGCGCACCGACATCCATTCCGTTCTGATTATTGGCGCAGGACCGATCATTATCGGACAAGCCTGCGAGTTCGATTATTCTGGCACCCAGGCCTGCAAAGCCCTCCGGGAGGAAGGCTACCGGGTCATTCTGATCAACTCGAATCCGGCCACGATCATGACGGATCCGGAGTTCGCCGACCGGACTTACATCGAACCGATCACTCCCGAGTGCGTCGAGAAGATCATCGTCCGCGAGCTGGACGAGATGAAGCGGCTGAACGCGCAAGGCAAGCTGGTCCTGCTCCCCACCCTGGGAGGCCAGACCGCACTGAACACCGCCATGAAACTGCACCACAATGGGGTGCTGGCGAAATATGGCATCGAAATGATCGGAGCCAACTCCGAAGCCATTCAAAAGGGCGAAGATCGTCAGATTTTTAAGGACCTGATGCTCAGCATCGGGCTGGATGTACCCATCAGCGGGACCGCCCACAACCAGGAAGAGGCCCGCGCTGTGGCGGAAAAGATCGGACGCTATCCCCTGATCATCCGCCCCGCCTTCACCCTCGGTGGCACCGGCGGCGGCATCGCCTACAACCGCGACGAGTTCGAAGAGATCGCCAAACGGGGTGTAGATCTGTCCCCCGTGTCCGAAATCCTGATCGAGGAGTCCTTGCTGGGATGGAAGGAATACGAGATGGAGGTCATGCGGGATCGCGCCGACAACTGCGTCATCATCTGCTCCATCGAGAACTTTGACCCCATGGGGGTCCACACCGGCGACTCTATCACGGTCGCCCCCATCCAGACGCTGACCGACAAGGAGTATCAGCTGATGCGTGACGCCAGCTTCGCGGTCATCCGCGCGGTCGGCGTAGAAACCGGCGGATCCAACATCCAGTTCTCCGTCAACCCCGAGAACGGCCGCATGGTGGTCATCGAGATGAATCCGCGCGTGTCCCGCAGCTCGGCGCTGGCCTCCAAAGCGACCGGATTCCCAATCGCCAAAATCGCCGCCAAGCTGGCCGTGGGCTATCTGCTCGACGAGATCCGTAACGACATCACGCGCGAAACCCCGGCCAGCTTCGAACCCACCATCGATTATGTGGTGGTGAAAATCCCGCGTTTCGCCTTCGAAAAATTCCCCCAAGCCGACCCCACGCTCAACACCCAGATGAAGAGCGTCGGCGAAGCAATGAGCATCGGACGCACCTTCAAGGAAAGCCTGCAAAAATGCCTGCGCTCCCTGGAGATCGGCCGCAGCGGACTCGGCGGCGACGGCAAGCCCTGGCGCATGGGGAACGAGCTCTATGGTGACCGCGACATTCTGCCTCGCGATGTCATCTCCCGCAAGCTGAGCGTGCCCAATGCGGAACGCATTTTCTTCATCCGCCACGCCATGCGGGCCGGGTTCACGATCGAAGAGATCTTCAATCTCACCAAGATCGATCGCTGGTTCCTCACCCAGATCAAGGAACTGGTCGATTTCGAAGAAGAACTCGCTTCCGCCAAGAGCTGAGCGGGGCGTCGACCGAGACGGAGTCCTGTCAGGGCTCCGTCATTTCTTTTTTCCGGACCGCTGACGCGTGGCCGGCATTGCCCCCCTATCGTTGGCGCGAAAGGTCGCTACCAACGGGCGATGGTCCGAGGCAAGTCCCCAGTCCGGAACCACCAAAACCTCCGTGCGCTCGCGCACCCACTCATGATACAGCCCTCGGCTGATGAGGAGGTAGTCAATCCGACTGTAGGTATCCTCCTTGCCATAGTAATGGGTCCAGGTCACGACCCGCGCCTCGTCGGCCGAGGCCGACCCCGGCAGAGCCCGGTTCCCACGTTCTGCCGGCCGGGTGTCAATCAGGCCGACGCTCCCCTTGCCTAACAGTGCCCGCAGAGCCTTCGAGTCCTTGGTGTCATTAAAGTCCCCCAAGACCACCACATTGGCCTTCGGATCCGCGGACAAACGGACGTCGATCCGCTCACGAAGGAGACGCGCCTCCTGCTCACGAAGCTCCGCCTCGTCGGCTTCTAAAGTGGTGCGGCGGGACTTGAGATGAGCCGAGAAGACGGTGACCTGATAGCCCGGGGCCGGCTGTACCTCGACCTCCAAAAAGCCGCGACTGACGAAGAAGCGTCGGCCCAAGAGCAAGAAGCTCTCACGGGGATGCGAACGACGGGCCACGATCGGAAACCGGCTCAGCAGGGCGACAGAGATATGCGGATCGTGTCCGGTCACGATCTCTGAATGCTCATAGCCGACCCCATCCCCAGCCAGCGTCTGGCGCAGCTCCTGGAGGGCGGCTGGCCCGCCGACCTCCTGGAGCGCCAGGATGTCGACATCCATCGCCCGAATCACCTCGCGAACCTTCGCCCGGGATTCAA
This sequence is a window from Verrucomicrobiales bacterium. Protein-coding genes within it:
- the carB gene encoding carbamoyl-phosphate synthase large subunit yields the protein MPKRTDIHSVLIIGAGPIIIGQACEFDYSGTQACKALREEGYRVILINSNPATIMTDPEFADRTYIEPITPECVEKIIVRELDEMKRLNAQGKLVLLPTLGGQTALNTAMKLHHNGVLAKYGIEMIGANSEAIQKGEDRQIFKDLMLSIGLDVPISGTAHNQEEARAVAEKIGRYPLIIRPAFTLGGTGGGIAYNRDEFEEIAKRGVDLSPVSEILIEESLLGWKEYEMEVMRDRADNCVIICSIENFDPMGVHTGDSITVAPIQTLTDKEYQLMRDASFAVIRAVGVETGGSNIQFSVNPENGRMVVIEMNPRVSRSSALASKATGFPIAKIAAKLAVGYLLDEIRNDITRETPASFEPTIDYVVVKIPRFAFEKFPQADPTLNTQMKSVGEAMSIGRTFKESLQKCLRSLEIGRSGLGGDGKPWRMGNELYGDRDILPRDVISRKLSVPNAERIFFIRHAMRAGFTIEEIFNLTKIDRWFLTQIKELVDFEEELASAKS
- a CDS encoding endonuclease/exonuclease/phosphatase family protein; protein product: MEGFSTRRFQRSSHVLIWVRLAMVLLLGGIVGCWPLMAEVTFRMGTYNLENYLLTEHDGRPAKSLESRAKVREVIRAMDVDILALQEVGGPAALQELRQTLAGDGVGYEHSEIVTGHDPHISVALLSRFPIVARRSHPRESFLLLGRRFFVSRGFLEVEVQPAPGYQVTVFSAHLKSRRTTLEADEAELREQEARLLRERIDVRLSADPKANVVVLGDFNDTKDSKALRALLGKGSVGLIDTRPAERGNRALPGSASADEARVVTWTHYYGKEDTYSRIDYLLISRGLYHEWVRERTEVLVVPDWGLASDHRPLVATFRANDRGAMPATRQRSGKKK